A genomic segment from Candidatus Binatia bacterium encodes:
- a CDS encoding Ig-like domain-containing protein, with amino-acid sequence MPPKPARLALVLPLLAILLVSCSEKQATEPDVHPPGGGGSPPPPTDSIAPTVASTVPADHATGVDRGAPIRATFSEAVDAATANGQTFLVVGDAPVTGTVSTSGSTVTFTPSSPLPGERTYTATLTTGIHDKAGNALASTYTWTFTTVGQAPVANAGPDQSVAFGATVILDGSQSFDPDGKELSYTWTQTAGPDVTGGSGTLISAGPSFTAPSVNTTIGFDLVVSDGVDTSLPDPIRIFVSGDDAPPSVAQVDPANHATDVSRTTTVRATFSEAIAENSATSATFTLTGPGAVTGTISVAGPSVTFTPSGPLAANETYTATLSTGIKDLAGNSLAQPYSWSFTTGGQPPVANAGPDQTVGIGATVTLDGTQSFDPDGQPLTYRWSQTSGPDVTGGSGTFSGATPSFTAPSSIATLGFDLVVNDGFSSSQPDAVQISVTGGGQAVIYVSPSGNDGNPGTREAPLQSVSAGLAAAAGGGADVYLAGGTYTQDQFALVSGVSLYGGFDASFANRDPAAHPSILSGGSTALVASPGVSNARVDGITVRSANATGAGSSSYAAFLRGASGITFHGCTLEAGNGAPGDNGSTGSSGAAGDAGSDGGPGNCPDVTAPGAGGGGGGGANAGGAGGGGGSLATLFVAEAGQGGSGPGGGGGGAAGTVTSRNHNGQSGTAGAAGSPGTDGSAGLSFGGLSDTGYQPSDGSAGIGDGTGGSGGGGGGGSSGVPDGGAGNGGGGGGGGGTPGAGGGPGSGAGGSFALAMVGSSNIVVEGCVLRTGAGGTGGAGGAGGPGGAGGAGGAGGRTCNKTVGAGGLGGGGGAGGRGGHGGGGGGGPAIGIAYDTSSTLTESGNSYALGAAGPGGPSPGHPGAAGARENVHRTDAAAASATRAVSGARAINATRR; translated from the coding sequence ATGCCCCCGAAACCCGCGCGCCTCGCCCTGGTCCTTCCGCTTCTCGCGATTCTCCTCGTCTCCTGCAGCGAAAAACAGGCGACGGAGCCCGACGTCCATCCGCCCGGCGGCGGCGGATCGCCCCCTCCCCCGACGGACAGCATCGCGCCCACGGTCGCGAGCACCGTGCCCGCCGACCACGCGACCGGCGTCGACCGCGGCGCGCCCATCCGCGCGACCTTCTCGGAGGCGGTCGACGCGGCGACCGCGAACGGCCAGACGTTCCTGGTCGTGGGCGACGCTCCCGTGACCGGAACCGTGAGCACGTCCGGGTCCACCGTCACCTTCACCCCTTCGAGCCCGCTCCCGGGCGAGCGAACCTACACGGCGACGCTCACGACCGGAATCCACGACAAGGCCGGGAACGCGCTCGCGAGCACCTACACCTGGACCTTCACGACCGTGGGACAGGCTCCCGTGGCGAACGCGGGGCCCGACCAGAGCGTCGCGTTCGGCGCCACAGTGATCCTGGACGGCAGCCAGAGCTTCGACCCCGACGGGAAGGAGCTGAGCTACACCTGGACGCAGACCGCGGGACCCGACGTCACCGGCGGCTCGGGGACGCTGATCAGCGCGGGACCAAGCTTCACGGCCCCGTCGGTGAACACCACGATCGGATTCGACCTCGTCGTGAGCGACGGGGTGGACACCAGTCTCCCCGACCCGATCCGGATCTTCGTGAGCGGAGACGACGCGCCTCCGTCCGTGGCGCAGGTGGATCCCGCGAACCACGCGACCGACGTGAGCCGCACGACGACCGTGCGCGCGACCTTCTCCGAGGCGATCGCCGAGAACAGCGCCACCAGCGCGACCTTCACGCTGACCGGCCCCGGCGCCGTCACGGGCACGATCTCGGTCGCGGGACCCAGCGTCACCTTCACGCCGTCGGGTCCGCTCGCCGCGAACGAGACCTACACCGCAACCCTGTCGACAGGCATCAAGGACCTCGCCGGCAACTCCCTGGCGCAGCCGTACAGCTGGTCCTTCACCACGGGCGGGCAGCCTCCCGTGGCCAACGCGGGGCCGGACCAGACCGTGGGCATCGGTGCGACCGTGACGCTGGACGGAACGCAGAGCTTCGATCCCGACGGGCAGCCGCTGACCTATCGCTGGAGCCAGACCTCCGGCCCCGACGTGACCGGCGGCTCGGGGACCTTCTCGGGCGCGACGCCGTCCTTCACCGCGCCCTCGTCGATCGCCACGCTCGGGTTCGACCTGGTCGTGAACGACGGCTTCTCCTCCAGCCAGCCGGACGCCGTGCAGATCTCGGTGACCGGCGGCGGCCAGGCGGTGATCTACGTGAGCCCCTCGGGGAACGACGGCAATCCCGGAACGCGCGAGGCGCCGCTCCAGTCGGTGAGCGCCGGCCTCGCGGCGGCCGCCGGCGGCGGCGCCGACGTCTACCTCGCGGGCGGAACCTACACCCAGGACCAGTTCGCGCTGGTCTCGGGCGTGAGCCTGTACGGCGGGTTCGACGCGTCGTTCGCCAACCGCGACCCGGCCGCGCATCCCAGCATTCTTTCGGGCGGCTCGACCGCGCTCGTGGCCTCCCCCGGCGTGAGCAACGCTCGTGTGGACGGCATCACGGTGCGGAGCGCCAACGCTACCGGCGCCGGGAGCAGCTCGTACGCCGCATTCCTTCGTGGCGCGAGCGGCATCACGTTCCACGGCTGCACGCTCGAGGCCGGCAACGGCGCCCCCGGCGACAACGGATCGACGGGATCGTCCGGCGCGGCGGGCGACGCCGGCTCCGACGGCGGCCCGGGCAACTGCCCTGACGTGACCGCGCCCGGCGCGGGCGGCGGAGGCGGCGGCGGCGCGAACGCCGGCGGCGCCGGCGGCGGAGGCGGCAGCCTGGCGACGCTCTTCGTGGCCGAAGCGGGACAGGGCGGCTCCGGACCCGGCGGAGGAGGCGGCGGCGCTGCGGGTACGGTCACGTCGCGCAACCACAATGGTCAAAGCGGCACGGCGGGCGCCGCCGGCTCCCCCGGCACCGACGGCTCGGCAGGCCTTTCGTTCGGAGGCCTCTCCGACACCGGCTATCAGCCTTCGGACGGCAGTGCGGGGATAGGCGACGGCACCGGCGGAAGCGGCGGCGGCGGCGGCGGCGGGTCGAGCGGCGTTCCCGACGGAGGCGCGGGGAACGGAGGCGGAGGCGGCGGCGGGGGCGGGACGCCAGGCGCCGGCGGCGGTCCGGGCAGCGGCGCGGGGGGCTCGTTCGCGCTCGCGATGGTCGGCTCCTCGAACATCGTCGTGGAGGGCTGCGTGCTCCGCACGGGAGCGGGCGGCACGGGCGGCGCCGGCGGGGCCGGCGGTCCCGGCGGAGCGGGCGGCGCCGGCGGCGCGGGCGGGCGCACGTGCAACAAGACCGTGGGCGCGGGCGGCTTGGGCGGAGGCGGCGGCGCGGGCGGACGCGGCGGCCACGGCGGTGGCGGCGGCGGCGGACCCGCGATCGGGATCGCCTACGACACCTCGAGCACGCTCACGGAGTCGGGAAACAGCTACGCGCTGGGCGCGGCGGGACCGGGCGGACCCAGCCCGGGCCACCCCGGCGCGGCCGGCGCCCGCGAGAACGTGCACCGCACCGACGCGGCCGCGGCGAGCGCGACGCGCGCCGTCTCGGGTGCGCGCGCGATCAACGCGACCCGTAGGTAG
- a CDS encoding SUMF1/EgtB/PvdO family nonheme iron enzyme, producing the protein MTQTLRSSETPEALAARLAGARAQTDQIFEVLKPEALYERAIPERHRMAFYLGHLEAFDGNLLRQAYDLASFNPVYDKLFAFGIDPVDGQLPSDGADVWPRPEPIRAYNGRIREAVDECLTGKRPIGAGHDPGTIINMAIEHRLMHAETLAYLLHQLPIKLKKGKPDAPMTSAAGVDAARTVRIPAGRATLGRSRASGVFGWDNEFGERVVQVPEFEVDAYKVTNGRFLEFVKDGGYEDSSHWTPENWEWRERQKLANPPFWTRKAGAWHYRGMFSEPLLAMDAPVYVSHAEASAFARWAGRALPTEAQFHRAAYGTPSGEEREYPWGNQPPREEHGNFDFHRWDPTPVGSHPAGASAFGVDETVGNGWEWTSSLFEPFPGFEAHPFYRGYSADFFDGKHYVMKGGSPRTAACMLRRSFRNWFQPRYPYVYAAFRTVAG; encoded by the coding sequence ATGACCCAGACGCTCCGATCGAGCGAAACTCCTGAAGCACTCGCCGCCCGCCTCGCCGGCGCGCGGGCCCAGACCGACCAGATCTTCGAGGTGCTGAAGCCGGAGGCGCTGTACGAGCGGGCGATCCCCGAGCGGCATCGCATGGCCTTCTACCTGGGCCACCTCGAGGCCTTCGACGGCAACCTGCTCCGCCAGGCCTACGACCTCGCGTCGTTCAATCCCGTCTACGACAAGCTGTTCGCGTTCGGAATCGATCCGGTCGACGGCCAGCTGCCGAGCGACGGCGCGGACGTCTGGCCCCGCCCCGAGCCGATCCGCGCCTACAACGGCCGGATCCGGGAAGCCGTGGACGAGTGCCTCACGGGCAAGCGTCCGATCGGCGCCGGCCACGATCCGGGGACCATCATCAACATGGCGATCGAGCACCGGTTGATGCACGCCGAGACGCTGGCCTATCTGCTGCATCAGCTCCCGATCAAGCTGAAGAAAGGGAAGCCGGACGCGCCCATGACCTCCGCCGCGGGCGTGGACGCGGCGCGCACGGTGCGCATCCCGGCGGGCAGAGCGACGCTCGGACGCTCCCGCGCCTCGGGCGTGTTCGGGTGGGACAACGAATTCGGGGAGCGCGTCGTGCAGGTGCCGGAATTCGAGGTCGACGCCTACAAGGTCACGAACGGCCGCTTTCTCGAGTTCGTCAAGGATGGCGGCTACGAAGACTCGAGCCACTGGACCCCGGAGAACTGGGAGTGGCGGGAGCGCCAGAAGCTCGCGAACCCGCCCTTCTGGACGCGGAAGGCGGGCGCGTGGCACTACCGCGGCATGTTCTCGGAGCCGCTCCTCGCGATGGACGCGCCGGTCTACGTGAGTCATGCGGAAGCCTCCGCCTTCGCGCGCTGGGCCGGCCGCGCGCTTCCGACGGAGGCGCAATTCCACCGGGCCGCCTACGGAACGCCCTCGGGCGAGGAGCGCGAATACCCCTGGGGAAACCAGCCGCCGCGGGAGGAGCACGGAAACTTCGATTTCCACCGCTGGGACCCCACGCCGGTCGGAAGCCATCCCGCCGGGGCGAGCGCGTTCGGCGTGGACGAGACGGTCGGGAACGGCTGGGAGTGGACCTCCTCGCTCTTCGAGCCCTTCCCCGGTTTCGAGGCGCATCCCTTCTATCGCGGCTACTCGGCCGACTTCTTCGACGGCAAGCACTACGTGATGAAGGGGGGCTCGCCGCGCACGGCGGCCTGCATGCTGCGCCGCTCGTTCCGGAACTGGTTCCAGCCGAGATACCCCTACGTGTACGCGGCGTTCCGGACGGTGGCCGGGTGA
- a CDS encoding M48 family metalloprotease yields the protein MRRGRLLLGLLIAAISLISYYSLQQQNPVTGETQHIAMDVDQEVALGLESAPQMAQEMGGLDPDENTQQLVQRVGQRVVQQSEAHGTPYRYHFYALADPQTVNAFALPGGPVFITRGLLSRLENEAELAGVLGHEVGHVVGRHTAAAIAKSQLAQGLIGAAGVAGSDDQSGGQRSAQMAALVAQMVQLRYGRGAETQSDTLGVRFMTEAGYDPRAMLEVMRILSEASGPGREPEFMSTHPDPGNRREVIQGAIERRYPNGVPGNLTLGERFETTYGSR from the coding sequence ATGAGACGAGGACGCCTGCTGCTCGGGCTCTTGATCGCAGCGATTTCGCTCATCAGCTACTACTCGCTCCAGCAGCAGAACCCGGTCACGGGCGAGACGCAGCACATCGCGATGGACGTGGACCAGGAAGTGGCGCTGGGGTTGGAATCGGCGCCCCAGATGGCCCAGGAGATGGGCGGGCTCGATCCCGACGAGAACACCCAGCAGCTCGTGCAGCGGGTCGGGCAGCGCGTCGTGCAGCAGAGCGAGGCCCACGGGACGCCCTATCGGTATCACTTCTACGCGCTCGCCGATCCGCAGACGGTGAACGCCTTCGCGCTTCCGGGGGGACCGGTCTTCATCACGCGGGGGCTGTTGTCGCGCCTGGAGAACGAGGCCGAGCTGGCCGGCGTCCTGGGCCACGAGGTGGGCCACGTCGTGGGCCGCCACACGGCCGCCGCGATCGCGAAGAGCCAGCTCGCGCAGGGACTGATCGGCGCGGCCGGCGTCGCGGGCTCGGACGATCAGAGCGGAGGGCAGCGGTCGGCGCAGATGGCGGCGCTCGTCGCCCAGATGGTTCAGCTCCGCTACGGACGGGGCGCCGAAACCCAGTCCGACACCCTGGGCGTGCGCTTCATGACCGAGGCGGGGTACGACCCGCGCGCCATGCTGGAGGTGATGCGGATCCTGAGCGAGGCCTCGGGACCGGGGCGAGAGCCCGAGTTCATGAGCACCCACCCCGACCCCGGAAACCGCCGCGAGGTGATCCAGGGAGCGATCGAGCGTCGCTACCCGAACGGCGTTCCCGGCAACCTGACCCTGGGCGAGCGGTTCGAGACTACCTACGGGTCGCGTTGA
- a CDS encoding YihY/virulence factor BrkB family protein, with protein MGFLRLFWTAFQDWRRDRADRLGAALAYYSVLSIPPLLLLLAGIAGLIFDPHSVRGRLLATLQQLFGAQGTSAIGQILSGMDRKGQSGTATLVGFVSLLLGASGVFGHLKDSLDAIWNVRQEKGSGWKGWLKDNVFSIVALMGAAFLLVVSLAVNALLAAAGDYLSRSLPGGAAFWGGINLFVTLGVLAALFALMFRYIPAAKLRWRDAVVGGLVTAALFMAGEAAIGFYLGKTDVGSAFGVAGSLVVLLVWVYYSALIFFYGAEFTQAYAERRGTRPAPRRPVAP; from the coding sequence ATGGGATTTCTCAGGCTCTTCTGGACCGCGTTCCAGGACTGGAGGCGCGACCGCGCCGACCGTCTCGGGGCCGCGCTCGCCTACTACAGCGTTCTCTCCATCCCGCCGCTGCTCCTGCTCCTGGCCGGCATCGCGGGGCTCATCTTCGACCCGCATTCGGTGCGGGGCCGGCTGCTCGCGACGCTCCAGCAGCTCTTCGGCGCCCAGGGCACTTCGGCCATCGGGCAGATCCTGTCCGGGATGGACCGGAAGGGACAGAGCGGCACGGCCACGCTCGTCGGATTCGTCTCCCTGCTTCTTGGAGCCTCGGGCGTCTTCGGTCATCTCAAGGACTCGCTCGACGCCATCTGGAACGTCCGGCAGGAGAAGGGGAGCGGCTGGAAGGGCTGGCTCAAGGACAACGTCTTCTCGATCGTGGCGCTGATGGGCGCCGCGTTTCTGCTCGTCGTCTCCCTCGCCGTGAACGCCCTGCTCGCGGCGGCAGGCGACTACCTCTCGCGGAGCCTTCCCGGCGGCGCGGCGTTCTGGGGCGGGATCAACCTGTTCGTCACCCTCGGCGTCCTCGCCGCGCTCTTCGCCCTCATGTTCCGCTACATCCCCGCCGCGAAGCTGCGCTGGCGCGACGCCGTCGTCGGAGGCCTGGTCACCGCCGCTCTCTTCATGGCGGGGGAGGCGGCGATCGGCTTCTACCTGGGGAAGACCGACGTCGGCTCCGCCTTCGGCGTCGCCGGATCGCTGGTCGTGCTCCTGGTCTGGGTCTACTACTCCGCGCTCATCTTCTTCTACGGAGCCGAGTTCACGCAGGCCTATGCCGAGCGGCGGGGAACGCGCCCCGCGCCGCGCCGGCCCGTCGCGCCCTAG
- a CDS encoding ATP-binding cassette domain-containing protein, with product MPDPIELEGVAKIFGEATALDVPRLAVGARTTLAVVGPSGCGKSTLLRLVVGLLVPDRGVVRVAGAVMGPSTRAAVLPRIGYVIQEGGLFPHLTAGANVTLAAEDHGWPRERREKRLAELLELTQMPRALLARYPAELSGGQRQRVALMRALMLDPDVVLLDEPLAALDPMIRADLQRDLRAVFERLHKTVLFVTHDVGEAATIGDEIALMRAGRVVQRGAFRDLIDRPADPFVTAFLTAQRTVAWT from the coding sequence ATGCCCGATCCGATCGAGCTGGAAGGCGTCGCCAAGATATTCGGCGAAGCCACGGCGCTCGACGTGCCTCGCCTCGCCGTCGGCGCGCGGACCACGCTGGCCGTGGTGGGCCCGAGCGGCTGCGGGAAGAGCACGCTGCTCCGCCTGGTCGTGGGGCTCCTCGTCCCCGACCGGGGCGTCGTGCGCGTGGCCGGCGCGGTCATGGGACCCTCCACGCGCGCGGCGGTCCTGCCCCGCATCGGCTACGTCATCCAGGAGGGCGGCCTCTTCCCCCACCTGACCGCGGGCGCGAACGTCACGCTCGCCGCCGAGGACCACGGCTGGCCCCGTGAGCGCCGGGAGAAGCGCCTCGCCGAGCTCCTCGAGCTCACGCAGATGCCGCGCGCGCTGCTCGCGCGCTACCCCGCCGAGCTGAGCGGCGGCCAGCGCCAGCGCGTGGCCCTGATGCGCGCCCTGATGCTCGATCCCGACGTCGTGCTCCTCGACGAGCCGCTCGCGGCGCTCGATCCGATGATCCGGGCCGACCTCCAGCGCGACCTGCGCGCCGTCTTCGAGCGGCTGCACAAGACGGTCCTCTTCGTGACGCACGACGTCGGCGAGGCCGCGACGATCGGCGACGAGATCGCGCTGATGCGGGCGGGGCGCGTCGTGCAGCGCGGCGCGTTCCGGGACCTGATCGACCGGCCGGCCGATCCCTTCGTCACGGCGTTCCTCACTGCGCAGCGGACGGTCGCGTGGACGTGA
- a CDS encoding glycine betaine ABC transporter substrate-binding protein, whose protein sequence is MRLRAALLLAAAMAGPAAAPVAARADRGVAVGSKAFAESWILGDALAAAMREAGVSAVVHRRNLGGTEIVLQALRSGNVDVYPEYTGTVQEVVLHAPRALSPAEMRSSLARIGLGMSEPIGFDDSYAIAVTPQAARRYGLRLLSDLARHPEVRLGLTHEFLGRADGFPGLAARYGLSRRNVTGIQHELAYAAMASGKIDATDIYTTDAQIERMGLVVLRDDRAFFPRYDAVWLYRLDLARREPHAMAALRRLTGTIDQARMIRANARVVLGGAESPAVAESLLAEISGTGAPAPTTADRGGRTARIARNTLQHLKLVSLSLVAAVLIGVPLGVAAARSRWIGGPVLAAAGLAQTVPSLALLAVLIPLLGIGVLPALVALFLYSLLPIVRNTYVGLTTIPPPLIESAACLPLSARAQLTRIRLPLASPAILAGIRTSAVINVGSATLAALIGAGGLGEPILSGIQLRRNDLILEGAIPAALLALLVERAFDLADRMVVPKGLRLAAGAGAKRRRRGADSSKIEGESTLEANHDPDAPIERNS, encoded by the coding sequence GTGAGGCTCCGGGCCGCGCTCCTCCTCGCGGCGGCGATGGCCGGCCCGGCCGCGGCGCCGGTCGCGGCGCGCGCCGACCGCGGCGTCGCCGTGGGCTCCAAGGCGTTCGCCGAATCGTGGATCCTGGGCGATGCGCTGGCTGCCGCGATGCGCGAGGCCGGCGTCTCGGCCGTGGTGCACCGGCGGAACCTGGGCGGCACCGAGATCGTGCTCCAGGCGCTCCGCTCGGGGAACGTGGACGTCTATCCCGAGTACACCGGCACCGTCCAGGAGGTGGTGCTCCACGCTCCCCGCGCGCTGAGCCCGGCGGAGATGCGCTCCTCGCTCGCCCGGATCGGGCTGGGGATGAGCGAGCCGATCGGCTTCGACGACAGCTACGCGATCGCCGTCACGCCCCAGGCGGCGCGCCGCTACGGCCTGCGCCTGCTGTCGGACCTGGCCCGGCACCCCGAGGTGCGCCTGGGCCTCACGCACGAGTTCCTGGGCCGCGCGGACGGGTTCCCCGGCCTCGCCGCGCGCTACGGACTCTCGCGCCGGAACGTGACCGGCATCCAGCACGAGCTGGCCTACGCCGCCATGGCGAGCGGGAAGATCGACGCCACCGACATCTACACGACCGACGCGCAGATCGAGCGGATGGGGCTGGTCGTGCTGCGAGACGACCGCGCGTTCTTTCCCCGCTACGACGCGGTGTGGCTCTACCGGCTGGACCTGGCGCGCCGCGAGCCGCACGCGATGGCGGCCCTGCGGCGGCTGACCGGCACGATCGATCAGGCGCGGATGATCCGCGCCAACGCGCGCGTGGTGCTGGGCGGCGCCGAATCGCCCGCGGTCGCCGAGTCGCTCCTCGCGGAGATTTCCGGAACCGGCGCGCCGGCGCCGACGACGGCCGACCGGGGCGGAAGGACGGCCCGCATCGCCAGGAACACCCTCCAGCACCTGAAGCTCGTTTCGCTCTCGCTGGTCGCCGCGGTGCTGATCGGCGTGCCGCTCGGCGTGGCCGCGGCGCGTTCGCGCTGGATCGGCGGGCCGGTCCTGGCCGCGGCCGGTCTCGCGCAGACCGTCCCCTCGCTCGCGCTCCTCGCGGTGCTGATTCCCCTGCTCGGGATCGGCGTGCTCCCGGCGCTGGTCGCGCTCTTCCTCTACAGCCTGCTTCCGATCGTCCGGAACACCTACGTCGGCCTCACGACGATTCCCCCGCCCCTGATCGAGTCGGCCGCGTGCCTTCCCCTCTCGGCCCGCGCGCAGCTGACCCGGATCCGCCTACCCCTGGCCTCCCCCGCGATCCTGGCGGGGATCCGGACCAGCGCCGTGATCAACGTCGGCTCGGCCACCCTGGCCGCCCTGATCGGCGCGGGAGGCCTGGGAGAGCCGATCCTCTCCGGCATCCAGCTCCGCCGGAACGACCTGATCCTGGAAGGGGCCATTCCGGCGGCCCTCCTGGCGCTCCTGGTCGAGCGCGCCTTCGACCTGGCCGACCGGATGGTGGTCCCCAAGGGACTTCGGCTGGCCGCGGGGGCCGGCGCGAAACGGCGGCGGCGAGGCGCCGATTCGTCTAAAATCGAGGGCGAATCAACCCTGGAGGCGAACCATGACCCAGACGCTCCGATCGAGCGAAACTCCTGA
- a CDS encoding chemotaxis protein: MGHPIAILFLHGIGRTGPGYSRPLAEAVAARFARSVGRETSEPETQIVFEEVNWSASLQPAEDDLGARLRAAGPLRYERLRGFMLDFAADAIAYQPTHADRSAYDAIHAEVAASLGRLAKRAGARAPLAVIGHSLGSVIASNYLYDLTKPRASFMAPEVRARIGKTALERGETLSLFYTMGSPIALWSLRYPDFGVPVKLPARRLASHHPGLEPRWVNFYDPDDVIGYPLKPLNERYREAVDEDRVVDVGSWLTRWNPLSHTGYWGDAGVADVIAAGVTGAWRQSSAIALVAAKKPSARPRRTASQT; this comes from the coding sequence ATGGGCCACCCGATCGCGATCCTCTTCCTGCATGGCATCGGCCGCACCGGGCCGGGCTACTCGCGCCCGCTCGCCGAGGCGGTTGCCGCGCGCTTTGCGCGCTCGGTCGGCCGAGAAACCTCCGAGCCCGAGACGCAGATCGTCTTCGAAGAGGTGAACTGGAGCGCCTCCCTTCAGCCCGCCGAGGACGATCTCGGCGCGCGGCTGCGCGCGGCGGGGCCGCTGCGCTATGAACGGCTGCGCGGGTTCATGCTCGATTTCGCCGCCGACGCGATCGCCTACCAGCCGACGCACGCCGACCGCTCGGCCTACGACGCGATCCACGCCGAGGTCGCGGCCAGCCTGGGGCGCCTCGCGAAGCGCGCCGGGGCGCGGGCGCCGCTCGCCGTCATCGGCCACAGCCTGGGCTCGGTGATCGCGAGCAACTATCTCTACGATCTGACCAAGCCGCGCGCGAGCTTCATGGCCCCCGAGGTGCGCGCGCGCATCGGGAAGACCGCGCTCGAGCGTGGGGAGACCCTCTCCCTCTTCTACACGATGGGGAGCCCGATCGCGCTCTGGAGCCTCCGCTACCCGGACTTCGGCGTTCCGGTGAAGCTCCCGGCCCGCCGCCTTGCCTCCCATCACCCCGGACTCGAGCCGCGCTGGGTCAACTTCTACGACCCGGACGACGTGATCGGCTACCCCCTGAAGCCGCTGAACGAGCGGTATCGGGAAGCGGTGGATGAGGACCGCGTCGTGGACGTGGGGAGCTGGCTCACGCGATGGAATCCGCTTTCTCATACGGGATACTGGGGTGACGCCGGCGTGGCCGACGTGATTGCCGCCGGCGTGACCGGGGCCTGGCGCCAGAGCAGCGCCATCGCGCTGGTGGCGGCGAAGAAGCCCTCGGCTCGGCCCCGACGAACCGCCTCTCAGACCTGA
- a CDS encoding ATP-dependent DNA ligase, with the protein MLLAELASTSREVAATGARSIKAERLAALLRRLEGDEIEIGVAWLSGHPRQSRLGIGGAALHGVRGSSAASAPSLTLADADAALARIAALSGAGSSGERQRSLAALFARATAEEQDFLGRLIVGELRQGALAGVMEEALAKATGIPAAEVRRATMLSGDAEAVARAVLHEGRAALARFRVELFRPVQPMLASPADDLDAALERLGEAALEFKLDGARVQLHKSGEEVRVFSRRMNDVTVAVPELVETARALPARELILDGEAIALREDGRPHPFQTTMRRFGRRLDVEALRSELPLTPFFFDLLRLDGADYFDVPAGERFEALAGVAPGLVVPRRVTGDVEVADAFLQESLARGHEGLMAKAPGAPYEAGRRGFSWLKVKEAHTLDLVVLAAEWGHGRRKGFLSNIHLGARDPLTGGFVMLGKTFKGMTDAMLAWQTQRFQELAVATDGYTVQLRPEMVVEVAFNDVQVSPHYPAGLALRFARVKRYRPDKAAVQADTLETVRAIHEGRLSS; encoded by the coding sequence GTGCTTCTGGCCGAGCTGGCATCCACCTCGCGCGAGGTCGCCGCGACCGGCGCCCGATCCATCAAGGCCGAGCGCCTCGCGGCGCTCCTCCGCCGTCTGGAGGGCGACGAGATCGAGATCGGCGTCGCGTGGCTCTCGGGTCATCCGCGCCAGTCGCGACTTGGCATCGGGGGCGCGGCCCTGCACGGGGTGCGCGGCTCGAGCGCGGCGTCCGCGCCCTCGCTGACCCTGGCCGACGCCGACGCCGCGCTCGCGCGGATCGCCGCCCTCTCGGGCGCGGGCTCGAGCGGGGAGCGCCAGCGCTCGCTCGCCGCGCTCTTCGCGCGCGCCACCGCCGAGGAGCAGGACTTCCTCGGCCGGCTCATCGTGGGCGAGCTCCGGCAGGGGGCGCTCGCCGGGGTGATGGAGGAGGCGCTCGCGAAGGCGACCGGCATTCCGGCGGCGGAGGTCCGCCGCGCCACGATGCTCTCCGGCGACGCCGAAGCGGTGGCGCGGGCGGTGCTGCACGAAGGGCGCGCGGCGCTCGCGCGGTTTCGGGTGGAGCTCTTCCGCCCCGTGCAGCCGATGCTCGCCTCGCCGGCCGACGATCTCGACGCGGCGCTGGAGCGGCTGGGCGAGGCGGCGCTGGAGTTCAAGCTGGACGGCGCGCGCGTCCAGCTCCACAAGTCGGGCGAGGAGGTGCGCGTCTTCTCGCGCCGGATGAACGACGTCACGGTCGCGGTTCCCGAGCTGGTCGAGACGGCGCGCGCGCTCCCCGCGCGCGAGCTGATCCTGGACGGCGAAGCGATCGCGCTGCGCGAGGACGGCCGCCCGCATCCCTTCCAGACCACGATGCGCCGCTTCGGCCGCCGCCTGGACGTGGAGGCGCTGCGGAGCGAGCTGCCGCTCACGCCGTTCTTCTTCGACCTGCTGCGTCTCGACGGCGCGGACTATTTCGACGTCCCCGCCGGCGAGCGGTTCGAAGCGCTCGCCGGGGTGGCTCCCGGCCTCGTCGTGCCGCGAAGGGTCACCGGGGACGTGGAGGTCGCGGACGCGTTTCTCCAAGAATCGCTCGCGCGCGGCCACGAGGGGCTCATGGCCAAGGCGCCCGGGGCGCCCTACGAGGCGGGGCGGCGCGGCTTCTCGTGGCTCAAGGTGAAGGAGGCCCACACGCTCGACCTCGTCGTGCTCGCGGCGGAATGGGGGCACGGCCGCCGCAAGGGATTCCTCAGCAACATCCACCTGGGCGCGCGCGATCCCCTGACCGGCGGCTTCGTCATGCTGGGGAAAACCTTCAAGGGGATGACCGACGCGATGCTGGCGTGGCAGACGCAGCGCTTCCAGGAGCTGGCGGTGGCGACCGACGGCTACACCGTGCAGCTCCGCCCCGAGATGGTCGTCGAGGTCGCCTTCAACGACGTGCAGGTGAGCCCGCACTATCCCGCGGGGCTCGCGCTCCGCTTCGCCCGCGTGAAGCGCTACCGCCCCGACAAGGCGGCCGTCCAGGCCGACACGCTCGAAACGGTGCGCGCCATCCACGAGGGTCGGCTATCCTCGTAG